A single Leptidea sinapis chromosome 2, ilLepSina1.1, whole genome shotgun sequence DNA region contains:
- the LOC126976435 gene encoding uncharacterized protein LOC126976435 — MWNIFSTVLFISCVSASPVMTRQGLLLQANKMNICSKLLHFNNYYYFLEERRNITGTPADLSIHWKTGNIYFTHISDEMKMKLQVIRPSGEIEPIKVAGLGQSTCVDNLNDIVYLATDNGVYKYKDDGNVESYTALGEDVMYIAVSNDGDTMYIATWPQNRVQKITNGGQRQETFSTIPNGHGLTIDTRNNMYFVATKTSYILKNGQDVPIKIKGLPNDKMTGVFVARSDDIFAMDENSNFYLIDPENALAKLLGSFNISGVNTFGLDSADNVYIGIKGAILKFVAYEKSPCANFFK; from the coding sequence ATGTGGAATATCTTTTCTACCGTGCTCTTCATATCATGTGTCTCCGCCAGCCCTGTAATGACACGACAAGGCCTACTGCTACAAGCCAACAAAATGAACATCTGTTCCAAACTACTGCACTTTAACAACTATTATTACTTCCTGGAAGAACGCAGAAACATAACAGGTACGCCAGCTGATCTGAGCATCCATTGGAAGACTGGAAACATATATTTCACACACATAAGCGACGAAATGAAGATGAAGCTGCAAGTAATAAGACCAAGTGGCGAAATTGAGCCAATTAAAGTGGCCGGGTTAGGACAATCAACTTGTGTAGATAACCTTAACGATATTGTATACCTTGCAACTGATAATGGTGTATATAAATACAAGGATGATGGAAATGTTGAAAGTTATACAGCTTTAGGCGAAGATGTGATGTATATAGCAGTATCCAATGACGGAGATACCATGTATATTGCCACTTGGCCTCAAAACCGAGTGCAGAAAATTACAAATGGTGGACAAAGGCAGGAGACTTTCTCAACGATACCGAATGGACACGGCTTGACAATAGACACaagaaataatatgtattttgtgGCAACAAAAACTTCATACATTCTCAAAAATGGCCAAGACGTGCCTATTAAAATCAAAGGCCTCCCGAACGATAAAATGACTGGTGTCTTCGTAGCTCGATCGGATGATATTTTTGCCATGGATGAAAAcagcaatttttatttgatCGACCCTGAGAATGCCCTCGCTAAGCTTTTGGGTAGTTTTAACATTAGTGGTGTCAATACGTTTGGCTTGGATTCCGCTGACAATGTGTATATTGGAATCAAAGGCGCCATTTTGAAGTTCGTCGCTTATGAGAAAAGTCCCTGCgctaatttttttaagtaa